In Porites lutea chromosome 1, jaPorLute2.1, whole genome shotgun sequence, a single genomic region encodes these proteins:
- the LOC140937845 gene encoding 52 kDa repressor of the inhibitor of the protein kinase-like, with protein sequence MVKALENSRVNVAVPFFDHIISELDDQFSSLTLRVSKLLGLVPSVIQESRVTAQQLTDLVDLYKDDLPSPQLFSSEFQRWKIMVQNGRIAADSCASSLKACDPDDFPNLYMLLKIAATLPVTTCECERSISTMRRLNNYMRCTMGESRLSSLALMHIKYDMPVNLEEIVNLFEGLHPRMMQFASLLYE encoded by the exons ATGGTCAAGGCTcttgaaaattctag GGTCAATGTCGCAGTGCCTTTCTTTGATCACATCATTTCAGAACTGGATGACCAGTTCTCAAGCTTAACACTAAGGGTCAGTAAGCTGCTTGGGCTAGTGCCCTCTGTTATTCAGGAAAGTCGGGTCACTGCTCAGCAGCTTACTGATTTAGTGGATCTTTATAAAGATGATCTGCCCTCTCCTCAGCTATTTTCCTCTGAATTTCAGAGGTGGAAAATCATGGTTCAGAACGGGCGAATTGCTGCTGATTCGTGTGCCTCGTCACTAAAAGCATGTGATCCTGACGACTTCCCTAACTTGTACATGCTCCTGAAAATTGCTGCGACCCTACCAGTGACCACTTGTGAATGTGAACGTTCCATAAGCACAATGAGGCGGTTGAACAATTACATGAGGTGCACCATGGGAGAGAGTCGGCTCTCCTCCCTGGCTCTAATGCATATCAAATATGATATGCCTGTCAATCTGGAGGAGATCGTCAATTTATTCGAGGGCCTACACCCGAGGATGATGCAGTTTGCCAGCTTGTTGTATGAATAG
- the LOC140943715 gene encoding uncharacterized protein codes for MQDLRGAVYMQRPLSAGEHHVEKVPRQSRETLEDKENLQRQERGMQGREQSQQREQNCQSQLGEMQQRHDNLQLRYSNEIQQLEQRQQHLQQSFQSQLSVTRQQKDVFQKHFNEIHRREQRQLAEKKQLEKTFRSQLTELRQREGNWRRQLTEMQQREQNVQGRLNAAQNEMQQREQNFQGQLTEMRQRESNLQRQLTEMQQREQNVQGRLSAAQNEMQQREQNFQDQLTEMRRREGNLQRRLTEMQQREQNVQGRLSAAQNEMQQREQNFQGQLTEMRQREGNLQRQLTEMQQREQNLQGRLNVAQRREENLQQEVNEMQQRERGFENQLQQRERDFESLRSEMRQGEESLQRRLNELHSENSELQLSLSTAQQTLDGLHPQETRDWVISRDEIQVTDKLLGRGGWASVYEGVYCGCPVAVKQIYDLILSDHNIRLFEREMSIASKCRHPHLLQFVGATNDEESPLFVTELMMKSLRDLLQERELLVEEIYVLCLDIARALNYLHQKKPVPIIHRDVSSANVLLWRQGDQWRGKVSDYGTANFMQQTMTVGPGAMIYSAPESSTPNQTVKVDVYSFGVLLCEMFIRELPDPTRREEQVVRVRNGTFRSLVRRCLPINPESRPSVEEIINYVMQLNAEL; via the exons ATGCAAGATCTTCGCGGAGCCGTATACATGCAAAGGCCTTTATCAGCAGGAGAACATCATGTAGAAAAAGTCCCAAGGCAATCGAGGGAGACGCttgaagacaaagaaaacttacaGAGGCAGGAAAGGGGGATGCAGGGACGCGAGCAGAGTCAGCAACGTGAACAAAACTGTCAGAGCCAACTGGGCGAGATGCAGCAGCGACACGATAATTTGCAGCTGAGGTACTCAAACGAAATACAGCAACTCGAACAAAGACAGCAGCATCTTCAACAAAGCTTTCAAAGTCAACTGAGCGTCACGCGGCAACAAAAAGACGTTTTCCAGAAGCACTTTAACGAAATACATCGACGCGAACAAAGACAGTTAGCGGAGAAGAAGCAACTTGAAAAAACCTTTCGGAGCCAACTGACCGAGTTGCGACAACGAGAAGGTAATTGGCGGAGGCAGTTGACCGAGATGCAGCAACGTGAACAAAACGTTCAGGGCCGACTGAACGCGGCCCAAAACGAAATGCAGCAACGTGAACAAAACTTTCAGGGCCAACTGACCGAGATGCGACAACGAGAGAGTAATTTGCAGAGGCAGTTGACCGAGATGCAGCAACGTGAACAAAACGTTCAAGGCCGACTGAGCGCGGCCCAAAACGAAATGCAGCAACGTGAACAAAACTTTCAGGATCAACTGACCGAGATGCGACGACGAGAAGGTAATTTGCAGAGGCGGTTGACCGAGATGCAGCAACGTGAACAAAACGTTCAGGGCCGACTGAGCGCGGCCCAAAACGAAATGCAGCAACGTGAACAAAACTTTCAGGGTCAACTGACCGAGATGCGACAACGAGAAGGTAATTTGCAGAGGCAGTTAACCGAGATGCAGCAACGTGAACAAAACCTTCAGGGCCGACTGAACGTGGCCCAACGACGAGAAGAAAATTTGCAACAGGAGGTAAACGAAATGCAGCAACGTGAACGCGGCTTTGAGAACCAACTGCAACAACGTGAAAGAGACTTTGAGAGCCTGCGTAGCGAGATGCGGCAAGGAGAAGAAAGTTTACAAAGGCGGTTAAACGAACTACACAGTGAAAATTCTGAACTACAGTTAAGTCTATCAACGGCCCAGCAAACATTGGATGGCCTGCATCCCCAGGAAACACGCGATTGGGTTATTTCCCGCGATGAAATTCAAGTCACAGACAAACTGCTTGGACGGGGCGGCTGGGCAAGTGTTTATGAGGGCGTGTATTGCGGCTGCCCTGTAGCAGTGAAACAAATCTATGATTTGATCCTTTCTGATCACAACATTCGTCTATTTGAGAGAGAAATGAGTATAGCATCTAAGTGCCGCCACCCTCATTTACTACAGTTTGTGGGTGCCACGAATGACGAAGAGAGTCCTTTATTTGTGACCGAGCTCATGATGAAAAGTCTGCGGGATCTATTGCAAGAGAGAGAGCTCTTAGTAGAAGAAATATATGTTCTTTGTCTTGATATCGCTCGTGCCCTTAACTATCTTCATCAGAAGAAACCAGTACCCATCATTCATCGGGATGTGAGCAGTGCCAATGTGTTGCTATGGCGACAGGGTGACCAATGGAGGGGTAAAGTGTCAGACTACGGCACTGCTAATTTCATGCAGCAGACCATGACAGTGGGTCCCGGTGCTATGATTTACAGCGCACCTGAGTCATCTACACCAAACCAGACAGTCaag GTTGATGTTTACAGCTTTGGTGTTCTACTTTGTGAAATGTTTATCCGCGAGCTGCCAGATCCTACACGACGTGAAGAACAAGTGGTGCGTGTGAGGAATGGCACATTTAGAAGCCTTGTACGGCGATGCCTACCTATAAATCCGGAATCAAGACCAAGCGTGGAAGAGATAATTAACTATGTTATGCAGCTGAACGCAGAATTGTAA
- the LOC140937932 gene encoding uncharacterized protein, which produces MCRICGQFQETIDHIVAGCPQLAKTEYLHRHNKAATYLHWNICNEMNINTNEKWCKHEPQTVTEKDNITILWDMPIQTDHEMKTNRPDIVIKNKQEKSCLLVDMSIPTEKNPSVKVTEKLSKYNDLEIEVERMWGMKATTIPVVIGPWD; this is translated from the coding sequence ATGTGCAGGATTTGTGGTCAATTTCAGGAAACTATTGACCATATTGTGGCAGGGTGCCCTCAGCTGGCCAAAACTGAATACCTTCACAGACACAACAAAGCTGCCACATACCTTCACTGGAACATCTGCAACGAGATGAATATCAACACAAACGAGAAATGGTGCAAGCATGAGCCCCAAACAGTAACAGAAAAAGACAACATCACAATCTTGTGGGATATGCCAATACAGACAGATCATGAGATGAAGACCAACAGACCCGACATTGTAATCaagaacaaacaagaaaaaagctgCCTGCTCGTTGATATGTCCATTCCCACCGAAAAGAACCCTTCAGTTAAAGTAACTGAAAAACTCTCAAAATACAATGACCTTGAAATCGAAGTTGAAAGAATGTGGGGGATGAAAGCTACAACAATTCCGGTAGTGATAGGGCCCTGGGACTAA